The following are from one region of the Aspergillus chevalieri M1 DNA, chromosome 1, nearly complete sequence genome:
- a CDS encoding uncharacterized protein (COG:S;~EggNog:ENOG410QDNA;~InterPro:IPR000477,IPR036397,IPR012337,IPR005135, IPR002156,IPR036691,IPR043502;~PFAM:PF00078,PF14529,PF00075;~go_function: GO:0003676 - nucleic acid binding [Evidence IEA];~go_function: GO:0004523 - RNA-DNA hybrid ribonuclease activity [Evidence IEA]) has product MLETNLRVLQLNIMKSGPRMEALINDHQSQNLDILLIQEPSITSYQTHVNHSAWRLYRPTVDTDAVRFRSLVYVNRNLSTSSHRQIRCEHPDITAIKIWTADSQILLFSVYLPSVPLYAPDEGSAEPMLTAIQNTISIARRDDRRSTTVILSGDFNRHHPMWGGNHIQPRFIEDACELITFFQEHNLQTCLPRGTATFWPLNDPGKSTTIDLTVTDRPGLLIKCHLYHENYGSDHRATYSEWSLKPYHKPTAKARKAYERAEWDKIGAEVLQRMGPWKEIKTRPALDETVERLTEITISAVENHTPNRRPTPYSKRWFTPDLKGQQTEVNRLRRKWQESCAEYGRDHARSGTLFQEMQQKRRAWTRTIEKVKKSHWKQFLDGAGEGTLWKAATYMKPRETWGCIPALHVDSNELVENEDKAQAFLDTFFPKMDQPLEDPPVQAPLELPWPLITELEIQRSLKAAKSSTAPGEDGLPTLVWKHLWKYIGKLITRIFTASIKLGHHPRRWRRAKIVVLRKPGKPDYSIPGAYRPISLLNTLGKLLEAVMARRLSYLAEKHGLLPDTQFGGRPGRTTEQALLVLSNAIDQAWYKHGVMTLIAFDLKGAFNGVNKISLDARLRAKGIPAVARKWIASFMSERYASIGFDDFRTEVALLVNAGLAQGSPLSPILFTFFNSDLVDQPVTFRGGASAFIDDYFRWRVGRSAEENLAKIQSEDIPRIEAWAQQTGSCFAAEKTELIHITRRRSEQLQGQVVINGKTVKPSPTAKLLGVIFDHELRWKEHVQQAIKRATKVTIALAGLRHLRPEQMRQIYQACVTPVVDYASTVWHDPLRDKTHLRHLNTVQRAPLVRILSAFRTVASATLEVEAHVLPTHLRLRRRAQYTIARLHTLPRIHPIWGALLRAQRRRNNIGNYARFPLAEALKTMDLQRLDELETIDPSPLPPWRAEPFAEIEVGSDRETAVERAETTRSTSDIVVYSDASGREGHLGAAVVALDSNLETVESQQIQVGPMDRWSVHVAELIGIFYAISTVFKVAHQPSESLERRRRTATILCDSRSALQATQNPTIKSGQRIIHAILQAATEVQTKGIALRLQWVPGHCDNPGNDAADQQAKDAARPGKTHPFRPLLSRESARLHGNILNQWEQEWRSSNKGGHLRKIDSTLPATHTRRLYGSLPRNRAYLLTQLRTGHSWLSTYAKAFRFRDDDRCVCGAQETVTHVLVDCPDLRDIRRELRREVGDALSSVSSLLGGSTVGKKGKPDTVSRAKTVKAVLDFAEASQRFWSRAPRGQPNNGNGS; this is encoded by the coding sequence ATGTTAGAGACCAACCTACGCGTACTACAGCTGAACATCATGAAATCGGGGCCAAGGATGGAAGCGCTCATCAACGaccaccagagccagaacctgGATATTCTCTTGATCCAGGAACCGTCGATCACTAGCTATCAAACACACGTTAATCACAGTGCATGGCGGCTATACCGACCAACTGTCGACACGGACGCAGTTCGGTTTCGTAGCCTCGTATATGTTAACCGCAACctatcaacctcctcgcacCGGCAGATTCGGTGCGAACACCCAGACATTACTGCCATCAAGATTTGGACTGCCGACTCCCAAATTCTCCTGTTTTCTGTTTACCTCCCTTCTGTCCCGCTATACGCCCCCGATGAAGGATCAGCAGAACCCATGCTCACAGCaatccaaaacacaatttCAATCGCCCGACGGGACGACCGGCGGTCCACGACTGTTATCCTATCAGGAGAtttcaaccgccatcacccAATGTGGGGCGGCAACCATATTCAACCGAGATTTATCGAAGACGCATGTGAACTCATCACCTTCTTCCAAGAGCACAATTTACAAACCTGCCTGCCTCGAGGTACAGCTACCTTCTGGCCCCTTAACGACCCAGGAAAAAGCACGACTATCGATCTAACTGTAACGGACCGACCGGGCCTGCTCATCAAATGTCACCTTTACCACGAAAACTACGGGTCGGACCACCGAGCAACATATTCGGAATGGAGCCTTAAACCCTACCACAAGCCCACCGCCAAGGCGAGGAAAGCGTACGAACGAGCAGAGTGGGACAAGATCGGAGCCGAAGTGCTCCAGCGGATGGGCCCATGGAAAGAGATCAAAACGAGACCAGCTCTAGACGAAACAGTCGAACGTCTCACAGAAATCACGATATCTGCCGTGGAGAACCACACCCCAAACCGACGCCCAACCCCCTATTCCAAACGCTGGTTCACGCCAGACCTTAAAGGCCAACAGACCGAGGTCAACCGCTTACGCCGGAAATGGCAAGAGAGCTGTGCGGAATACGGACGAGATCACGCACGCTCAGGGACCCTCTTCCAAGAGATGCAGCAAAAGCGTCGAGCCTGGACCCGTACTATTGAAAAAGTCAAAAagtcacactggaaacagttCCTAGACGGAGCTGGGGAAGGAACGCTATGGAAAGCGGCTACCTATATGAAACCGCGAGAGACCTGGGGTTGCATCCCGGCCTTGCACGTTGATTCAAACGAACTGGTGGAGAACGAGGACAAGGCACAAGCATTTCTGGACACTTTCTTCCCCAAAATGGACCAACCCCTCGAAGACCCACCAGTCCAGGCCCCGTTGGAGCTACCCTGGCCACTAATCACGGAACTGGAAATCCAGCGATCTCTTAAAGCAGCCAAAAGCTCCACGGCACCGGGCGAAGACGGTCTACCGACGCTTGTGTGGAAACACCTATGGAAGTATATAGGAAAGCTCATTACCAGAATCTTCACAGCATCAATTAAACTAGGGCACCACCCAAGACGTTGGCGGAGAGCAAAGATCGTGGTGCTGCGGAAACCTGGGAAGCCGGACTACTCGATCCCTGGGGCCTATCGCCCGATCTCACTCCTTAACACACTAGGTAAACTTCTTGAGGCAGTCATGGCTCGACGACTATCGTACCTCGCCGAGAAGCACGGCTTACTACCCGACACACAATTCGGAGGGCGACCGGGCAGGACCACTGAACAAGCCCTGCTAGTCCTTTCCAACGCGATTGACCAAGCTTGGTATAAACATGGAGTAATGACACTCATCGCGTTCGATCTGAAAGGGGCCTTCAACGGAGTCAACAAAATCAGCCTTGACGCCCGCCTCCGAGCAAAGGGAATCCCAGCCGTAGCTAGAAAGTGGATTGCAAGCTTTATGAGCGAACGCTACGCTAGCATAGGATTTGATGACTTCCGTACCGAGGTCGCCCTGCTAGTCAACGCAGGACTGGCGCAGGGCTCACCCCTCTCACCCATTCTGTTCACATTCTTCAACTCCGACCTGGTCGACCAACCAGTCACCTTTCGTGGTGGCGCATCAGCGTTCATTGATGACTACTTCCGCTGGCGAGTAGGCCGCTCAGCCGAAGAGAACCTAGCCAAAATCCAGTCAGAGGATATCCCTCGCATCGAAGCGTGGGCGCAACAGACTGGCTCCTGCTTCGCAGCTGAGAAGACCGAGCTTATCCATAtcaccaggagaagaagcgagcAACTACAAGGGCAAGTAGTCATAAACGGGAAAACTGTCAAACCATCACCCACGGCGAAGCTACTGGGTGTGATCTTCGACCATGAGTTGCGGTGGAAAGAGCATGTCCAGCAAGCCATCAAACGTGCCACCAAGGTAACCATTGCTCTGGCCGGACTGCGACATCTACGCCCAGAACAGATGCGACAAATTTACCAAGCGTGCGTCACACCAGTGGTAGACTATGCGTCAACGGTCTGGCATGACCCTCTACGTGATAAAACCCACCTGCGCCACCTAAACACAGTGCAAAGGGCCCCTCTGGTTCGTATCCTGTCGGCGTTCAGGACAGTAGCGTCCGCCACTCTAGAAGTGGAAGCACATGTCCTTCCAacacacctccgcctccgccgccgagcACAATATACCATCGCGAGACTCCACACTCTACCTCGTATTCACCCTATTTGGGGTGCGCTCCTCCGAGCTCAGAGACGAAGGAACAACATTGGAAACTACGCTCGGTTCCCACTGGCGGAAGCTCTAAAGACTATGGACTTACAAAGATTGGATGAACTAGAAACGATTGACCCAAGTCCACTGCCACCGTGGCGAGCTGAACCCTTCGCGGAGATTGAGGTTGGATCGGACCGAGAAACGGCCGTGGAGCGAGCTGAAACTACACGGTCCACATCGGATATTGTTGTCTACTCAGATGCCTCTGGACGCGAGGGTCACCTAGGCGCTGCCGTTGTGGCACTCGACAGCAACTTGGAGACTGTCGAATCTCAACAGATTCAAGTAGGACCAATGGACCGCTGGTCGGTTCATGTAGCGGAGCTTATTGGCATCTTCTACGCTATCAGCACAGTGTTTAAAGTTGCCCATCAGCCCTCAGAAAGCTTAGAAAGGAGACGGAGAACAGCGACAATACTGTGCGACAGCCGATCAGCCTTGCAGGCGACTCAAAATCCGACGATCAAATCTGGACAGCGGATCATCCATGCGATCCtccaggctgccacagaggTCCAAACAAAAGGAATCGCGTTGCGCCTTCAATGGGTGCCAGGGCACTGCGATAACCCTGGAAATGACGCTGCAGATCAACAGGCCAAGGATGCTGCACGCCCAGGCAAGACGCACCCCTTCCGCCCACTACTCTCGAGGGAGAGCGCGCGCCTCCACGGCAATATCCTTAATCAGTGGGAGCAGGAATGGAGGTCATCCAACAAAGGTGGTCACCTACGAAAGATCGACAGCACCCTACCAGCAACTCACACGAGGAGGCTATATGGGAGCCTGCCCAGGAACCGAGCGTACTTATTAACACAGCTACGCACAGGCCACAGTTGGTTATCTACCTACGCGAAAGCCTTTCGCTTCCGCGACGACGACCGGTGCGTGTGCGGCGCACAAGAAACTGTCACCCATGTGCTGGTGGATTGTCCAGATCTGAGGGACATTCGAAGAGAGCTACGGAGGGAAGTAGGGGACGCGCTCAGTAGCGTCTCGAGTCTACTGGGAGGCTCGACCGTAGGTAAGAAAGGTAAACCAGACACCGTCTCAAGAGCAAAGACGGTCAAGGCCGTTTTGGACTTCGCCGAGGCGTCACAGCGGTTTTGGAGTCGCGCGCCACGAGGGCAGCCTAACAATGGGAACGGCAGTTAG
- a CDS encoding ankyrin repeat domain-containing protein (COG:M;~EggNog:ENOG410PRDD;~InterPro:IPR002110,IPR020683,IPR036770;~PFAM:PF13857,PF12796,PF00023,PF13637,PF13606;~go_function: GO:0005515 - protein binding [Evidence IEA]): MFAHLEEFSVSRCETPPVSPQTSQVLEKLRRYYLDNNFHNFQETLNSNLSFPGFDIRSLSCVMSEVIKLKKARFVEELFRHGLPMSPSFAREAVDADAKEVLQSFLYYGWDINQPMAPESPPILSNALQSLEMTTWLLDHGADPNQRCEIDVTPLSYAVERASFSIIKLLLDRGGDVTTGQLLHHAVMRESDSLEAVELLISQGADVNAVMYQNHQPSLERRFFMAETPLHTAIYYGKQDVIRYLISSGADVSIKNAKRETALQFALRTNKSIWTEIIQANQAYRILHFHASL, translated from the exons ATGTTCGCTCATCTCGAAGAGTTCTCGGTTAGTCGGTGTGAAACCCCTCCAGTTTCACCTCAGACGTCCCAGGTCCTTGAGAAATTGCGAAGATACTACCTAGACAACAACTTCCACAACTTCCAAGAGACTCTTAACTCCAATTTATCCTTCCCAGGTTTCGATATACGCAGTCTCTCTTGTGTAATGAGTGAAGTTATCAAACTGAAAAAAGCACGTTTCGTGGAAGAGTTGTTTCGTCATGGGCTGCCTATGTCACCGAGCTTTGCACGCGAAGCTGTCGATGCTGATGCAAAAGAAGTCTTACAAAGCTTCTTATATTATGGATGGGATATCAATCAACCAATGGCCCCGGAGTCACCTCCAATTCTCAG TAATGCCTTACAGAGCTTAGAAATGACAACATGGCTCCTTGATCATGGGGCAGATCCCAATCAACGATGTGAAATCGACGTAACCCCACTCTCCTATGCTGTCGAACGCGCCTCCTTTTCAATTATCAAACTTCTCCTCGATCGTGGCGGTGATGTAACAACGGGTCAGCTTTTGCACCACGCAGTGATGCGGGAGTCTGATTCACTTGAAGCGGTGGAACTTCTCATCTCACAGGGTGCTGATGTGAACGCAGTAATGTACCAAAACCATCAACCTTCTTTAGAAAGGAGATTTTTCATGGCAGAGACTCCCCTTCACACAGCGATCTACTATGGTAAACAAGACGTTATTCGTTATCTAATCAGCTCAGGAGCAGACGTCAGCATCAAAAACGCCAAGCGGGAAACGGCTTTGCAATTCGCATTGAGAACCAATAAGTCGATTTGGACGGAAATAATACAAGCAAACCAAGCGTACCGAATTCTGCATTTCCATGCGTCGTTGTGA
- a CDS encoding HMG-box domain-containing protein (COG:B;~EggNog:ENOG410PQ5M;~InterPro:IPR009071,IPR036910;~PFAM:PF00505) yields MEDWVRRPIEDRRQTSKKSGKIVRPTNSFLLYRSAYAARISEWSSTENYQVVSELAGKSWRFEANDIKEKYERLAKIEKEYHAKAHPEYKFAPKKKQTNRKRLEPNCPGTSGPNATLNRNYAMCLTECDDKQKIHASVSLDSRELESPTMIYLNPRLKWEADKPQLQHSENLKSLDIGNGQSCTENPQRLGYYSSTDPTLLEPAYNNMQPFGTREMFKDSGMHTQLPSFYHDTSSPLVGQQVYDNIGYPMWLETPAGSSYMAINKAPFTPDSTPYCLDPYPTEDLCVRF; encoded by the coding sequence ATGGAGGATTGGGTGCGTCGACCGATTGAAGATCGTCGTCAAACATCTAAGAAGAGCGGCAAGATTGTTAGACCCACGAATTCGTTTCTTCTGTATCGGTCAGCCTATGCAGCTCGTATCAGCGAGTGGTCCTCCACAGAGAATTATCAAGTGGTGTCAGAGCTTGCCGGAAAAAGTTGGAGGTTCGAAGCCAATGATATCAAGGAGAAATATGAACGTCTGGCAAAAATCGAGAAGGAATACCATGCCAAAGCACACCCCGAGTATAAGTTCGcaccaaaaaaaaagcagaCCAATCGAAAAAGGCTTGAGCCAAACTGCCCTGGTACTTCTGGTCCGAATGCAACTTTGAATCGGAACTACGCCATGTGCTTAACGGAGTGTGATGATAAGCAGAAGATCCATGCCTCAGTATCCTTGGACTCTAGGGAGCTAGAAAGTCCAACTATGATCTATCTTAATCCTCGGTTGAAGTGGGAAGCCGACAAACCGCAACTGCAACACTCCGAAAATCTTAAATCCTTAGATATAGGGAATGGCCAGTCATGCACAGAAAACCCACAACGCTTAGGATACTATTCATCAACGGACCCAACGTTGCTGGAACCCGCCTATAATAACATGCAGCCTTTCGGAACGCGGGAGATGTTTAAGGACAGTGGGATGCATACTCAGCTGCCGAGCTTTTATCACGATACTTCCAGTCCTCTTGTAGGACAGCAGGTCTATGACAACATTGGCTATCCCATGTGGCTAGAGACACCGGCAGGGAGCAGTTACATGGCTATCAATAAGGCACCATTCACGCCTGACTCAACACCTTACTGCCTCGACCCCTACCCGACAGAGGACCTCTGTGTGAGGTTCTGA